One Ranitomeya imitator isolate aRanImi1 chromosome 1, aRanImi1.pri, whole genome shotgun sequence DNA window includes the following coding sequences:
- the LOC138657724 gene encoding uncharacterized protein, whose protein sequence is MSDHVYLSTTQRVLLHWVLSRRFGQPYTVNADPRRRRQRLWVHPLLTQRPSKGHFQRLYSSLRAHPDKFFLYTRMSIRTFDMLLEILRPGLTYQDTWMRKAISAEERLLLTLRFLATGLSYAGLHLEFLIGRSTISVIVRTTCSQIWLKLNEVVMPEPKMDDWLKIATGFQNTCDFPNCIGAVDGKHIRVRKPPNSGSQFYNYKQFFSVVMLAVADSNYRFIIVDIGAYGRTGDSRVFNSSIMGRRLRDNQLNLPPPQQLPGSNAEAVPFVLVGDEAFQLTRHVMRPYPRRNLDHRRRVFNLRLTRARRLVECAFGILVAKWRVLQSAIQLSEASINEVIKACVILHNFTRIHDCLSTNLQNHVMTNHSRPPPYVPPRRRPLSGLKVRDVFTNYFLSPQGATPWQDYAILHV, encoded by the exons atgtctgaccatgtgtatttaagcacaactcagcgggtgttgcttcactgggtgttgtctcgtcgctttggccagccatatacggtcaatgcagatccgcgaaggaggagacaaagattgtgggtccatcctctattgacccaacgcccgagtaaaggacatttccagagactctattcatctttgagggcccatccagacaaatttttcctgtatactcgcatgtccatcaggacttttgacatgttgctggagatcttacgtcctggactcacctatcaggacacctggatgagaaaagccatctctgctgaggagcgtctgctcctaaccttacg cttcctggccacaggcttgtcctatgcgggtctacacctggagtttctcattgggcgttctaccatttcagtcattgttaggacaacctgttcccaaatatggctgaaacttaacgaagttgtgatgccagagccaaaaatggatgattggctcaaaatcgccactggattccaaaatacttgtgacttccctaactgcattggagctgtggatgggaaacatatcagggtgcgtaagccgccgaactctggttcccaattctacaattataagcagtttttctctgtagttatgttagcagttgctgacagcaactacaggtttataattgtagacattggggcctatggccgaactggagactctagggtcttcaattcgtccataatgggtcgccggctacgtgacaaccagttgaacctcccaccaccacaacaactcccaggctccaatgcggaagcagtgccttttgttttggttggagatgaggccttccaactgacgaggcacgtcatgaggccttaccccaggcgcaaccttgaccaccggcggagggttttTAATTTGAGACttaccagggcacggagactggttgagtgcgcctttgggattcttgtagccaaatggcgtgttcttcagtctgcaattcagctgagtgaggcttcaatcaatgaagtgatcaaagcctgtgtaattctacataatttcaccagaatacatgattgtttgtCTACTAATTTGCAAAATCACGTCATGACCAATCATAGTAGGCctcccccatatgtccctcctcggcgacgtcccctttctggcctaaaagttcgggatgtgttcaccaattattttttgagtcctcagggtgccactccctggcaagactatgcaattttgcatgtgtaa
- the LOC138668746 gene encoding uncharacterized protein — MDLRPTQSNLTDRETGSDSELVIDPVGEGEEVAGPSAAPSCARPTASSSSAHPAPAASEENPEGPQFSSAAAAPSQDDPGNSSSPTVALDRSPQAAVRPQRARRRRELRQSRQNVDAGVMNYLARVREDDGEEGFTRSLAQYLRSIERELRLRLRGCFQILIDACTPPNNPYNLMQMIEQWQMSPENILRPPRLQGQHAHQGSEAPPPRQPTPPPQPPTNQQWQHQHHIAGYHQPSQYGHLSAPSAGGWSQPGFGQYGHFGLGYDSRTYGLQHQGYLPNPGPTHQSGQHQSRQNFPQATITAAQAAGQLGLQRPSDGDPDQSTSPLPTYQDL; from the exons atggacctcaggcc aactcagtctaacctcactgacagggagacagggtcggactcagaactggtcattgacccagttggagaaggtgaagaggtggctggtccatctgctgctccctcctgcGCAAGACCTACAGCATCTTCATCATCTGCCCACCCAGCTCCAGCTGCTTCTGAAGAAAACCCAGAGGGCCCACAGTTctcttctgcagcagcagcacctagccaggatgaccctggtaatagcagcagcccaactgttgccctggaccgatccccacaggctgcagtcagaccccagcgtgcacgacgcaggagagagcttcgccaaagcaggcaaaacgtggatgctggggtcatgaactatttggcccgggttcgagaggatgatggggaggagggattcacacggagccttgcccagtatttacgctccatagagcgggagttgaggctgcgtttgagagggtgttttcagatccttattgacgcatgcacccccccaaataacccatacaatctgatgcagatgattgaacagtggcagatgtcacctgaaaatattctgcggcctccgaGACTACAAGGCCAGCATGCGcaccaaggatctgaagcaccccctccacgtcagccaacacctccaccccaaccaccaactaaccaacaatggcaacatcagcaccatattgcaggatatcatcaaccatcccaatatggccacttgtccgcacccagtgctggaggctggtcccaacctgggtttggacaatatggtcattttgggttggggtatgattcccgcacatatgggctgcaacatcagggttatctcccaaatccaggccccactcatcaaagtggccagcatcagagcaggcagaatttCCCGCAAGCCACTATAACAGCCgcacaggctgctggacaattgggcctgcaAAGGCCATCTGATGGTGACCCAGACCAATCCACTTCTCCCCTTCCtacgtaccaggacttgtaa